TATTGTCCTAATAATGGATGGTAGGCAATTTGACCACACTATACATTATCATTGAATTAAATAATCTTTTCACATATATTGTTTGTGCAACTCCCTTCAACAGTTGAATTAATCTAGAAATCATAACTCAGGTAGATGAAATGTCAACACATAGATTTCCTGCAGGATATAGCAGTGAACTTAAAGCAGTGTGTGTTAGTTTAGtgaatcaaaataaacagtcaCTTGAACTGCATGATGCAACTCCTGACAGGCATTGATATAGACCCTTACACTTGCATCACACACGGATCATTGTAAACACAAATGTCACATGGGTGGCGAGTGTTTCACCTCAGACAGTTCAAGAGTCCTTATCAACAAACAGATTGTGTAGTTATGAATACACAAATGGTCCAGTTAGCAttaactagctagctagctacaaCACAGACTAGCTAGCTGGATGGATGGTTAGCATTAGCTTGGATTTCGCAGTTTCGTAACATTACCAAAGACGACCCTCGTTAAGTGTTTGGTTTTAGTTGTGCATTCTCGAAATCATACCTTTGGTGTTTTGTTCAAGATAGTGTGACTAACTCCTCCGCAGGGTTTCAGAGGGGACTCGCATATATCTAAATGAAAAACTCCGCCCTCGTCCTTTCCTCTCTCAGTGTTGTGGAAGAATCAGTATTATCAAACAAGGCCTGGGATGTGGGCGCACCAATCAGGAGGACAGAAACATTTACGCCTATTTTTTACGCCCACACGCACAGTACAAGATACTTGGTGGAAGAACGGATGATTGGCAGCTACTAGCGCCTATCAGACAAATGTTTTCttgttcagaatcagaatcagaatcagaatcagctttattggccaggtagaCGGAAgaagattagggccactgaaaaaaacaaaaaaatgaaggtcaaaaatgttttttgaaattattattctgagaataaagtcagaattctgactttattctcagaataataatttaaaaacaaatttttcacctgaattttttttttttcagtgtccctAATCTTCTTCCGtacaggtatgcttgaacacacaaggaatttgactttggtaaacggtgctctctttgtacaaggcataataagtcattcaaataaaaataaaaatataataaaaaataaagatataataataataataaaaataacaataacatcagctataaatacaaagaacaacaaaaaggcatgactaatatgtacagactaaaataatatgataatatgaTGACATGATTGAAATAGTCATATggaattcaagattcaagatttaagattcaagattcaagaaagctttattgccaagtgagctagCACACTCAAGGAAtctgacgtggtgaatggaacactggtacttaaagctgctgttggtaagaatggtgtaaaaaacgtaatttttttcctctgggtttggagaaaaggtcataatgcccatcggtaagtgaagtattTTGAGACTgttgcgaaatctctgcattttccaatgcctttgtatcaagcaatgttattattccccttgttcccgctatgatggaccaatcatagctaatctccaatcctctgtcctgattggttaaggggcggcccctactaagtcctctgattggttatgattagggatgtacacaattaatcgattatcgaataatagattgttaagaaattactcgaaaacacacttttttgttttccgTCACCTGgtacaaacatcatgtggtctcatattacattcagctatcagggaggtgttttaagtttaaagcatgttttgatgtttgtGCACAGCAGGTGCTCCATGttcgctttttaaagaggatcaatacgcaactgctgccaacaactttaaacaggacatttccccacctttggatacaaagccaacagactggttggaattgctagtacgttatgtttgcagaccagcaaccgCAGAGCCATCAGggcttttctgccgctggactAATTATAACCTGGTTATGCTCCCGTCTGACACCTGACCTGATACTCATTTTTCTTACTatgaacgagtagacagaaaactagacactgtgagtctgaagtaattttctgttagtattatgagccttcactttataagactatgaccatggagaatatttttatgagcctgatcattgatattcaatgtgttaaacatgtccctgtattcaatcctgtcagttatatgcatatTCTTGCTGTGGGacatataatttagggggaaaaatgtATTTAGCCTTGTTTTTGACTGAAGTataataagtttttttttttattgatcaatcgataattgattgttaacatttccaaaaatcaaccacggaaaatacttaaaatgtacatccctagttatgagtccggcactgtGATGACTGCACACATCGATCTGTgtgggggggctaagaggaaatctggttgggaggggtagtgttgacattcaaaatccctctctctgaacagatgtttactctgtgactaccaacagcagctttaatattattagtatattaattaaaaaatatcttattattataattattgaaTTTTGAGCTCAGATCGTCAACTGAAATCCTGATaatcagaaaaaaattataGCCTATATGATAACTGTGCACAGGTCATTTCAACCATGTTAATGAACAAAAGTAGGCATCAACTGTGTAAAATACACATAGCCTATCATTTAACACGTGTCCACTTGTCTCAGCAGGGGGCTCCAAAACACCACTTTCAGAATTGGAGTCAAAATATTGCTGccataaaaaaaattcaacatccTTCAGTAAATTACAGCATCATGCAAGTTAATTATTTGTTCAATTTATCTGTTCTATGATCAGATGTAgttcttttatttgttgaagCTTCTGAAGAGCTTTCTATATGAGTTGATTTTTTGCTCCCCCTCTTCAAAAAGCTGTCCCCCTGGCAACTCTGCCGATTTTGTCCTGCATGTGTAAGTAGTGTTGGGATGTCGCTTCAGATTGCTGCAAATTGGGGCACCGATTTAGCCTCATGGTTAAGTCGCACGCCCCATGTACTGAGGCTGTAATCCTCAAGTGGGCAGGGCTCCTGCAATTCCACCCTGTGGCCCCCTTCCCACACATCAGTCCCCACTTTCTGTCCTTTACCATCACTTTCTTAAGcctgaaaatatatttcagagtGCTACAAATTGTCTTGTCCTTCACAGAAGTTACAGGCATTGAAATTGAATTATAGACAGTTACAGTTttgttgttgatggccttgtttgcttttgtagctcataaagaggcatcactgttgaTTTCTATCTCTTCAAAACAGTCAAAAACTaccaacaggagctttaaattccTCAAATTCTACATAAAGCTTCTCTTATGTTGCTGAACCACAAttcaactctttttttgtttgtttgaacattTACTTTACGTGCATCTTGGAAGATTACTGAAACATGCAGTACATCTCAGCTTTTCTCAGGGGAATAGGTCACAAGGGAACTGAAGAGGAAATCTGATCTaaaaatttgaattaatttgCATACCTGCTGTACCGATCGATCTATAAGTTAAGTGTGAAGCCCTGTAGCTTATTCTGGCATAGACAGGAAACACCTGCCCAGCTCtatcataaataaacaaagcatcTCATAAGCTCACTCATGAAGATGTTACATCGTAATCATTAATTCtcataaaaactgaaatgtaaCAGCAAGTTGCAATGTGAGTACTACCACAACAGCATTTAAAACTAATGTTACATACATTTCAAGTAGCAATCTTTTCATCAGGCTCTCAGCAAAAAGGCAAATATGAATGTCAAAGTCTTCAAGCTTATTTCAtaaaacatacagtatctcacaaaagtgagtacacccctcacatttcttctaaagatgatgcacaagaaagcctgcaaacaatttgctaaaaacaagcagactaaggacatggattactggcaccatgtcttgtggtctgatgagaccaagataaacttatttggttcagatggtaaCAAGCGTGTGTGgaggcaaccaggtgaggagtacaaagacaagtgtgtcttgcctacagtcaagcatggtggtgggagtgtcatggtctggggctgcatgggtCCTGCCGGCACTgaggagctacagttcattgagggaaccatgaatgccaacatgtactgtgacatactgaagcagagcatgatcccctcccttcagaaactgggccacagggcagtattccaaaatgataacgaccccaaacacatctccaagacggcccctgccttgcaaagaagctgagggtaaaggtgatggagtggcaaAACATGTCTCCAGatctaaaccctattgagcatctgtggggcatcctcaaacggaaggtggaggagcgcaaggtctctaacgtccaccagctccgtgatgtagTCATGGagaagtggaagaggattccagtgacAACCTGtcaagctctggtgaactccatgcccaagagggttaaggcagtgctggaaaataatggtggccacacgaAATATTGATACTtcgggcccaatttggacattttcacttaggggtgttctctgttttgttgctggttgtttagacattaatggctgtgttctgagttattttgaggggacagtaaatttacactgttaaacaagctgtacactgactactttacattgtatcaaagtttaatttcttcagtgttatcccatgaaaagatactattaaatatttgcagaaatgtgaggggtgtactcacttttgtgagatactgtataggAACTGAGAAACATCATCACCTCATGAGTGCAATaattgaagaagaaaacagaacatgAGCAAAGAATGGCAGACAAGAATCAGAAATCATTTGTATGGAGTTTATTACATTGATTTGATTCAGTTCACCTTTACAAGTTAATGAACAAATACATCCTTTAATTCATATTCTATGGCACTTATTATTTTAATAGCAGATGGGATTACTAGAAAGAAATGCTTTCTGACTGGGCCTCAAGTTTCACATAACTCCAGGCCCTAAATGGCACCAAATGAGAAATGTCCTGGATCAACAAGATGAAAAAGCCCCTTTGAAGACCTTAATTACTCAGAcatataaatgtaaacaatcGTGGtcgatgtgttgttttttttgaacAGCCCTGAAACAGTTGCTGAAGTTACAAATGACACAATAAGAAATCCCTGCTCATATGACAATCACACTCTTCATTTGCAAACTTTATTTGCAGCAGACAAAAAGAGCACCTCATTCTGTTGAGCACCAATCACAGCAAGTGGTGTCACAGTGGTGATAAATGAGGTGGTTGGGCCACATGGCTCTGGAACAACGTGATCCGATCCAGCAGAGTTAGTGGGATGTCTCTGATGACTGAAGGCAAGTCCTCATGATGTAACGGATAGATGACCACACTCAGCGCTGAGCGCTCAGATGAGAatctaacaaacaaaacagaatacatGAGAGGGTGAggcatgcaggagatggtccaCCGGCTGGGAATctaaccagcgacccctgcaacgaggactgtagcctctgtatgtggggcgcttagaccgctaggccaccagcaccccatgaatttaacatttctattgtTACTCAGTGTTCAATGTTCAATTAAtcctcacattcacacaaactgACCTGTCAACCAGCGTCTTCTGCAGCGTACGACAAGCTACCAAGGTGCCGCCCATGAACATGTGGCACATGATGACATGAGGGCAGCGCTCCATGAAGGTCTCTGTGGCAGAGGGGTCAAAGGTGCCGCTGCGTGAGATGAGGCAGAGACGTTGCAGACGGGAGCAACAAGACAGAGCCTCGAAGAACGCCGCGTTGGCGTTCAGGTAGGGCTGCTCTAacctgaaaaaacacacacacacacacgcacagttcAGTAAATGAAGATAACAGGCTGAGCAACAATGTGAACTTAATAAACATAACACaacattaaacataaatatCAGAAATTATACAATCTGTTAATTCAATATTTACAGCATGTGATGGTTTTCACCTGCTCGACACCCTGGTAAGACACTTACCTCAAAGATGACTtcattaattaaataataattaaaatcttaaattaacaacacaaagatttatttggattttcttttgtttcattaaaataatgGAGAGAAAAACCTAACCTGAGTTCCTGTAGTTGTGTGCACTGTTTGAGTGTTTCCAGTAACGCAGAAGAATAGTTCATGGTTTTTAAAGATCCAATGTTGGCGAGGGATAATATCCTTAAATCTTTGCACTGCCTGGTCAGCTGTGCCAGCCCCGTCCCCCTGAGGACCCCAGGAAGCCCAGCCAGAGTCAGGCGACGTAATCGAGGCAAAGCCTCTAGTGCTGCTAAGTGTGAATCACCAACCCCTCGTGCCCACGCACACATACCACGAGGCTCCACGCTGGCACGAGAGCAGGGCTCGAGCCGAGgcagcacagagacaaaacCTGGACCGATCAGCTCTACTGTTCGTAAAACATGAGAGTCTGCTAAGAGCTGAGAGAGCCCTGTAGTGCTgtctcctgacagagaggcatcCGAGTCAGGTTTGTAGTTCTGGAGCCCAACGCGAGGAGGCTTCTTCAGCCCCAGGAACAACCCTGAGGGAGTGTTGTTTGTAGAGATCTGATGAGTGTTCAACCCGTCTGACAGAGCACAAACaggcagagtgagagagtgcAGGTGTTTGAATTTGGCCAAGCTGGCACACAAGTGTGTTTCTCCAGGTGGTCCAGGGGAGCTTTCATGATGatagtgtgtgtgcatcaggTTCAAGTGTTTAATGTTGGAACAACCAACTGCAAGCTGGCCCATTGTCCCAGGAACCAGCTGATCATCCACACTCCTGCACTCCGAGTAAAGGACCTGATTGATCCCGCTGAGGTTCAGGCTGGTCAGCTGAGCAGAATCTCGAACCCCTCCATCTAGTAGAGACCGGAACACCTGAGGCCACATCGCTGGGCAGCGACTGAAACTGAGGTGTTTCGGACTGTTTCCCTCCAGGGCTCTCTTCAGGGACAAGGAATCCAGCCAGGAGCGAGGCAACTGCAGGGCCTCTAGGTCACCATGTAGACCCAAACTCTGAGCCAGGGAGGGAGCGGCAGGCCAGTGAGCGGGATTTGGTCCAGGAATCGACACCAGGAAAACTCGGAGGCGCTTTGGAACGTGAACGCTGAACACAGCCAGGTAGAGCAGCAACAAGGTCTGGTTTACCTGCAGACatcaccgcacacacacactacttaCAAACTTCACAGTGTTCATGTTAATATCACAGATATAAGGGGCAGTTAATCTTTATATGCACACTAACAAAGTCACCTCTCCTGGAGCCAGCCTGGCTGTGAACTCTTCCAGCTGCTGGTAATGAGGCACACTGCTCTGACCCACCATCAGCTGACAGCACACTCCCACACCCTCTCTGGTCACATCAGGGATGTCAAACTGCAGCATCAGCCTGCAGAGCAGAAACAAACTCTCATTTAATACAGTCGAAGAGAAATAGTCACTTACTCAAtctttcacttttattgttGATAAAGATGGAGGTTTTCTAGGTTGCTATCATTACACCTCAATCACCACCAAAAGCTGGTTCCTTTTTGCgttttgtttttacacaatGATTTGCTTTGAAGTGAAAAATAGAGGCCTAGGCAGAACTATCTCAACGGCTTTTAAAGTGACCCCAGAGGATAAACTCTGCCACATTGGCCTTTGTTTTCCTGTAGCACCAGCAGGTGCAACGGTTTTACTTAGCTGGGGAAATATCTTACCCTCCACAAGAAaaattaacacttttttttttttttacagacgtTTGTGGTTCCAGGAAGATCAGCCTTCATAGAGCACTCAGGTCAACACACCAGGTGGTTTTAGATGTTCCGAGAACGATGCTAAAAACTTgaggtgaccgagcctttgcgGGGGCTGCACCCACCCAgtggaacagtctgcctccTGATTTAAGGCATGCTCAGACGCTTGAGAAATTTAAATCCCTACTTAAAACGCACCTCTTTGCACTGGCTTTTAATACCTATTGAGCGAGACatcctacattttatttttgtttttatttattgtggcctTTTCTTGTGTTACCtattatgtttttaatattggttctttttttaattgctatttgtttttattgattgtgttttttaagcactttggccaactgccAAAGTGCTGTCACCAGCATGAACATCTGGTACAGATGTTCATGCTCCTTTTAGGATGCATTATAATACCTTTCATGATTCAATGGCTGAAATCTGCCCCCCAGCCTAAGAAGTACTTTGTGGTTTGTGTAGATTATTAAATGTTAGCatactaaaaaaaacatgttagcaTTTATCTCCCTCAACCACTGTGCCTGTGTACAATCTTACAGGAATACTATAGACAATTAAGTATTTTAAGTTTTCCTCTTGAGCCTTTCTGGCTTGATTCTTGAAATGTGGAATGTTTATGCTTCTGTTGGTAAGCTGATATGAAATAAAGATAGACTAAAGTAAATAGTGATTCTACAGTCATGATCTCTTGACTTGAGGTCTCATGTAAAAACTTGGTCCTCCAACAGATTCTCACTTGCGGAGTTGTGCACAGCACGGCACCACACCGTAACTTGGAGTCAACAGCGTTTGTCTGAGCTCCGACAGGCGGCTCAGAGAATCCACTGCCTCTGAACTGAGCTGAGCGGAGTTAAAGCCTGGCATCACATCAAAAGCCAGAgatctgagcagagagagagaggtgaggaggcGGGAGAGGCGGAGGGAGGTAATGCGACAGCCAGTCACATCAAGGTGTGTTACTCCTCTGCAGCGAGCGAGAAGCTCCATCGTAGAACCGGAGAGCCAGTAGCAACCGTTCAGGCTGAGAGACTGCACGTGATTGGCTAGCTGCTTCAATATTTGCCGAACCAACAGGTCATCGgcctgagaaagaaagaaaacatttcattacTTGTCTGTTGAAATGCATCAAGTATGCCATATGATTTTGAACAAACTTTAGAAAGGAATTGAAACATTCATGCATGAAAGATAAGTGGAAAACTGCAGTAGAGATAACCATCTTAAAATGCTGGCAAAAAACTGTTTTACCTGATACTCCTCAGACAAGCTGACGTTTGAGAGCAGGGTCTTGTCATGGCACAGTGTGCGTAGCTTGTGGCAGACGTTTGCTACATTCATCAGCAGGTTGCACACTGGAACATGGCGGAGGATGCACAGCAGGATCTCATCAGATAAGTCTGACATTCCCACCGTGCTGGAAGACATTGTGTCCTCGTCACATACAGCCTGGGAGACAGAGCAACCAGATTCATGGTTAGGTGAGAAGCTGTTATTAGGACACTAGATCATAGCTGGGTAGGGTCATGTGACAATTAACATCCTgtcttttctgtgttgtttgttgtgtctgaCTTTTGTATATAAATGCTTTGGTTTTTCTCTATTGTTTCTTCAATGCATTGTAGAGAGGTTTGGTCAGATGTTGCTTTTAAatatgatttataaataaactaaCCCAATTTGAATAATGCATACTCTTTTACTCAATACATGTATGAGAATatccccgtcctccagcagcttcactggctcccggtcaaactcagaatcaccTTCATAATCATCCTGTATACATTTAAGGCCAttcacaacctcgcccccctgtATCTATCCAATCTCCTCCATATTATCACcaccctctcgctccctcaggtcttcctcctccctccaactCTCTGTgggccccctgcccgtctcagcaccatgggg
The Notolabrus celidotus isolate fNotCel1 chromosome 7, fNotCel1.pri, whole genome shotgun sequence DNA segment above includes these coding regions:
- the fbxl18 gene encoding F-box/LRR-repeat protein 18; translation: MDRQIEQAVCDEDTMSSSTVGMSDLSDEILLCILRHVPVCNLLMNVANVCHKLRTLCHDKTLLSNVSLSEEYQADDLLVRQILKQLANHVQSLSLNGCYWLSGSTMELLARCRGVTHLDVTGCRITSLRLSRLLTSLSLLRSLAFDVMPGFNSAQLSSEAVDSLSRLSELRQTLLTPSYGVVPCCAQLRKLMLQFDIPDVTREGVGVCCQLMVGQSSVPHYQQLEEFTARLAPGEVNQTLLLLYLAVFSVHVPKRLRVFLVSIPGPNPAHWPAAPSLAQSLGLHGDLEALQLPRSWLDSLSLKRALEGNSPKHLSFSRCPAMWPQVFRSLLDGGVRDSAQLTSLNLSGINQVLYSECRSVDDQLVPGTMGQLAVGCSNIKHLNLMHTHYHHESSPGPPGETHLCASLAKFKHLHSLTLPVCALSDGLNTHQISTNNTPSGLFLGLKKPPRVGLQNYKPDSDASLSGDSTTGLSQLLADSHVLRTVELIGPGFVSVLPRLEPCSRASVEPRGMCAWARGVGDSHLAALEALPRLRRLTLAGLPGVLRGTGLAQLTRQCKDLRILSLANIGSLKTMNYSSALLETLKQCTQLQELRLEQPYLNANAAFFEALSCCSRLQRLCLISRSGTFDPSATETFMERCPHVIMCHMFMGGTLVACRTLQKTLVDRFSSERSALSVVIYPLHHEDLPSVIRDIPLTLLDRITLFQSHVAQPPHLSPL